In a genomic window of Variovorax paradoxus:
- a CDS encoding acetyl/propionyl/methylcrotonyl-CoA carboxylase subunit alpha, with amino-acid sequence MFKKILIANRGEIACRVIQTAKKMGILTVAVYSDADKEARHVELADEAVHIGAAPSRESYLLADRIIEACKKTGAEAVHPGYGFLSENESFAKRVEEEGIAFIGPKHYSIAAMGDKIASKKLANEAKVNTIPGWNDAIETAERAVEIAKDIGYPVMIKASAGGGGKGLRVAFNDKEAFEGFTSCRNEARNSFGDDRVFIEKFVEEPRHIEIQVLGDSHGHVIYLNERECSIQRRHQKVIEEAPSPFISDATRKAMGEQAVALAKAVNYQSAGTVEFVVGKDQSFYFLEMNTRLQVEHPVTECITGLDLVELMIRVAAGEALPLTQEQVKRDGWAIECRINAEDPFRNFLPSTGRLVKFQPPAETMFASDTEHLQGVRVDTGVYEGGEIPMYYDSMIAKLIVHGKDRNHAIARMREALNGFVIRGISSNIPFQAALLAHPKFVAGDFNTGFIAENYGKGFHAEDVPHSEPDFLVALAAYVHRRYRARASGISGQLEGHGVKVGEQFVVVELGAQGEHVHHPVTVSDFHGKTGASAVTVGGKTYKIDSSLALGAVRVQGIVNDKHFTAQVERGAGKNPLALRVSNDGRQIEAMVLSPLGARLLALMPHKAPPDLSKFLMSPMPGLLVEVAVQPGQQVQAGEKLAVIEAMKMENVLFAAQDGVVGKISAAKGESLAVDQIILEFN; translated from the coding sequence ATGTTCAAGAAGATCCTGATTGCGAACCGCGGCGAGATTGCCTGCCGTGTGATCCAGACCGCCAAGAAGATGGGCATCCTCACGGTCGCCGTCTATTCCGACGCCGACAAGGAAGCCCGCCACGTCGAACTGGCCGACGAGGCCGTGCACATCGGCGCCGCGCCCAGCCGCGAGAGCTACCTGCTGGCCGACCGCATCATCGAGGCCTGCAAGAAGACCGGCGCCGAGGCCGTGCATCCGGGCTACGGCTTCCTGTCCGAGAACGAAAGCTTCGCGAAGAGGGTCGAGGAAGAGGGCATCGCCTTCATCGGCCCCAAGCACTACTCGATCGCGGCCATGGGCGACAAGATCGCCTCGAAGAAGCTCGCCAACGAGGCCAAGGTCAACACCATCCCGGGCTGGAACGACGCCATCGAGACCGCCGAGCGCGCGGTCGAGATCGCGAAGGACATCGGCTACCCGGTGATGATCAAGGCCTCGGCCGGCGGCGGCGGCAAGGGCCTGCGCGTGGCCTTCAACGACAAGGAAGCCTTCGAGGGCTTCACCTCCTGCCGCAACGAGGCGCGCAACAGCTTCGGCGACGACCGCGTGTTCATCGAGAAGTTCGTCGAGGAGCCGCGCCACATCGAGATCCAGGTGCTCGGCGATTCGCACGGCCACGTGATCTACCTCAACGAGCGCGAATGCTCGATCCAGCGCCGGCACCAGAAGGTGATCGAGGAGGCGCCGTCGCCCTTCATCAGCGATGCCACGCGCAAGGCGATGGGCGAGCAGGCGGTGGCGCTGGCCAAGGCCGTGAACTACCAGAGCGCGGGCACGGTGGAGTTCGTGGTCGGCAAGGACCAGAGCTTCTACTTCCTCGAGATGAACACCCGGCTGCAGGTGGAGCATCCGGTGACCGAGTGCATCACCGGCCTCGACCTGGTGGAGCTGATGATCCGCGTGGCGGCCGGCGAGGCACTGCCGCTGACGCAGGAGCAGGTCAAGCGCGACGGCTGGGCGATCGAGTGCCGCATCAACGCCGAGGACCCGTTCCGCAACTTCCTGCCCTCGACCGGCCGGCTGGTGAAGTTCCAGCCGCCGGCCGAGACCATGTTCGCGAGCGACACCGAGCACCTGCAGGGCGTGCGCGTGGACACCGGCGTGTACGAGGGCGGCGAGATCCCGATGTACTACGACTCGATGATCGCCAAGCTGATCGTGCACGGCAAGGACCGCAACCACGCGATCGCACGCATGCGCGAGGCGCTCAACGGCTTCGTGATCCGCGGCATCAGCAGCAACATCCCGTTCCAGGCCGCGCTGCTGGCGCATCCGAAGTTCGTGGCCGGCGACTTCAACACCGGCTTCATCGCCGAGAACTACGGCAAGGGCTTCCATGCCGAGGACGTGCCGCACAGCGAGCCCGATTTCCTGGTCGCGCTGGCGGCCTACGTGCACCGCCGCTACCGCGCGCGCGCCTCGGGCATCAGCGGCCAGCTCGAAGGCCATGGCGTGAAGGTGGGCGAGCAGTTCGTGGTGGTGGAGCTCGGCGCCCAGGGCGAGCATGTGCACCACCCGGTGACCGTGAGCGACTTCCACGGCAAGACCGGCGCGAGCGCGGTCACGGTCGGCGGCAAGACCTACAAGATCGACAGCAGCCTCGCGCTGGGCGCGGTGCGCGTGCAGGGCATCGTCAACGACAAGCACTTCACCGCGCAGGTGGAGCGCGGCGCCGGCAAGAATCCGCTGGCGCTGCGGGTGTCGAACGATGGCCGCCAGATCGAGGCCATGGTGCTGTCGCCGCTGGGCGCGCGCCTGCTCGCACTGATGCCGCACAAGGCGCCGCCGGACCTCAGCAAGTTCCTGATGTCGCCGATGCCGGGGCTGCTGGTCGAGGTGGCGGTGCAGCCGGGCCAGCAGGTGCAGGCCGGCGAGAAGCTCGCGGTGATCGAGGCGATGAAGATGGAGAACGTGCTGTTCGCCGCGCAGGACGGCGTGGTCGGCAAGATCTCCGCGGCCAAGGGCGAGTCGCTCGCGGTCGACCAGATCATCCTGGAGTTCAACTGA
- the bioB gene encoding biotin synthase BioB, with protein MGASDLQAVVLHRPAKPVATPAPEGRWSIEAIQALLDKPLMELLFEAQTVHRQHFPAGDIELATLLSVKTGGCPENCGYCPQSAEFDTGVKAQKLMEVDEVLRAAQAAKDAGATRFCMGAAWRAPKDRDVEKVAVLVEAVKGLGLQTCATLGMLEPHHARQLKAAGLDYYNHNLDTAPEYYTDIVDTRSYQDRLDTLAHVRGAGISVCCGGIVGMGEAPVHRAGLIAQLANLDPYPESVPINSLVRVPGTPLADSEPIDPFDFVRMIAVARITMPTARVRLSAGRQQMGEAVQALCFMAGANSIFYGDKLLVTGNPDVEADVQLLRKLGLRSHRASTETNPESCQ; from the coding sequence ATGGGGGCCAGCGACCTGCAGGCCGTGGTGCTGCACCGGCCCGCGAAGCCGGTGGCGACGCCGGCGCCCGAAGGCCGCTGGTCGATCGAGGCGATCCAGGCGCTGCTCGACAAGCCGCTGATGGAGCTGCTGTTCGAGGCCCAGACGGTGCATCGCCAGCACTTTCCCGCGGGCGACATCGAGCTGGCCACGCTGCTGTCGGTGAAGACCGGCGGCTGCCCCGAGAACTGCGGCTACTGCCCGCAGTCGGCCGAATTCGACACCGGCGTGAAGGCGCAGAAGCTGATGGAGGTCGACGAGGTGCTGCGCGCCGCGCAGGCCGCCAAGGACGCGGGCGCCACGCGCTTCTGCATGGGCGCGGCCTGGCGCGCGCCCAAGGACCGCGACGTCGAGAAGGTGGCGGTGCTGGTCGAGGCGGTGAAGGGCCTGGGCCTGCAGACCTGCGCCACGCTCGGCATGCTCGAGCCGCACCATGCGCGGCAGCTCAAGGCCGCGGGCCTCGACTACTACAACCACAACCTCGACACCGCGCCCGAGTACTACACCGACATCGTCGACACCCGCAGCTACCAGGACCGGCTCGACACGCTGGCCCATGTGCGCGGCGCCGGCATCAGCGTGTGCTGCGGCGGCATCGTGGGCATGGGCGAGGCGCCGGTGCACCGCGCGGGACTGATCGCGCAGCTGGCCAATCTCGATCCGTACCCGGAGTCGGTGCCGATCAACAGCCTGGTGCGCGTGCCCGGCACGCCGCTGGCCGACTCGGAACCGATCGATCCCTTCGACTTCGTGCGCATGATCGCGGTCGCGCGCATCACCATGCCGACCGCGCGCGTGCGCCTGTCGGCCGGCCGTCAGCAGATGGGCGAGGCGGTGCAGGCGCTGTGCTTCATGGCCGGCGCGAATTCGATCTTCTACGGCGACAAGCTGCTGGTCACGGGCAATCCCGACGTCGAGGCCGACGTGCAGCTGTTGCGCAAGCTGGGGCTGCGCTCGCACCGCGCCTCGACCGAAACGAACCCGGAGTCCTGCCAATGA
- a CDS encoding VOC family protein, which yields MSAIQRPFRVLGIQQIAIGGPDKTRLQKLWVDMLGLEVTGTFRSERENVDEDICAIGTGPFKVEVDLMQPLDPEKKPAVHATPLNHVGLWIDDLPTAVEWLTSQGVRFAPGGIRKGAAGFDICFLHPKANDEFPIAGEGVLIEMVQAPPEVVKAFDALAGR from the coding sequence ATGAGCGCCATCCAACGTCCCTTCCGCGTGCTGGGCATCCAGCAGATCGCGATCGGCGGTCCCGACAAGACCCGGCTGCAGAAGCTCTGGGTCGACATGCTGGGGCTCGAGGTCACGGGCACCTTCCGAAGCGAGCGCGAGAACGTCGACGAGGACATCTGCGCGATCGGCACCGGCCCGTTCAAGGTCGAGGTCGACCTGATGCAGCCGCTCGATCCCGAAAAGAAGCCCGCGGTGCACGCCACGCCGCTCAACCACGTGGGCCTGTGGATCGACGACCTGCCGACGGCCGTCGAATGGCTGACGTCGCAGGGCGTGCGCTTCGCGCCCGGCGGCATCCGCAAGGGCGCGGCGGGCTTCGACATCTGCTTTTTGCATCCGAAGGCGAACGACGAGTTCCCGATCGCGGGCGAGGGCGTGCTGATCGAGATGGTGCAGGCGCCGCCCGAGGTGGTGAAGGCCTTCGACGCGCTCGCCGGGCGCTGA
- a CDS encoding Lrp/AsnC family transcriptional regulator has product MESTLNPTLDAHDTRILAELQKDARLTMAELGRRVHLSQPAVTERVKKLEAAGVISGYRATVNLGKLGYGIRAMIRVGRADYDRVVKLVQDTPECVNAYNVTGEDSWILEIAVIDVSHLDAVVTKFCILTETATSIILNPAREHQPMLPPHRSDVKPPIRKVVNA; this is encoded by the coding sequence ATGGAATCCACCTTGAACCCCACGCTCGATGCCCACGACACCCGCATCCTGGCCGAGCTGCAGAAGGACGCGCGCCTCACCATGGCCGAGCTCGGTCGCCGCGTGCACCTGAGCCAACCGGCGGTGACCGAGCGCGTGAAGAAGCTCGAGGCCGCGGGCGTGATCAGCGGCTACCGCGCCACCGTCAACCTCGGCAAGCTGGGCTACGGCATCCGCGCGATGATCCGCGTCGGCCGCGCCGACTACGACCGCGTCGTGAAGCTGGTGCAGGACACGCCCGAATGCGTGAACGCCTACAACGTGACCGGCGAGGACAGCTGGATCCTCGAGATCGCGGTGATCGACGTGAGCCACCTCGACGCGGTGGTCACCAAGTTCTGCATCCTCACCGAGACCGCGACCTCGATCATCCTGAACCCGGCGCGCGAGCACCAGCCGATGCTGCCGCCGCACCGCTCGGACGTGAAGCCGCCGATCAGGAAGGTCGTGAACGCCTGA
- the yedA gene encoding drug/metabolite exporter YedA, whose protein sequence is MLSLATSTPSARGGLPPIIWLCLAATWLVWGSTYLAIKYALISFPPFLQMGSRFLFAGLLLAAWMRWRGAPWPNRLQWRNALVVGTLMLGGGMGGTAHAEVSVGSGLVVAFIAVVPLIIALLNLIWGIVPTKLEAIGIALGLVGVLMLTQGSGFQASPAGLAAISIACVCWSAGSVLSQRALPLAPGAMGFASEMICGGVVLLVLAAVSGESLAWPPAPQATAAWFYLVVFGSLIAFNAYMLLLARAPAALAASYTFVNPVIAMLLGVWIAGETVTRFEWYAVTVILAGVLMLLLKRSARN, encoded by the coding sequence ATGCTCTCGCTCGCCACTTCCACGCCGTCCGCGCGCGGCGGACTGCCGCCGATCATCTGGCTCTGCCTCGCCGCCACCTGGCTGGTCTGGGGCTCGACCTACCTCGCGATCAAGTACGCGCTGATCAGCTTCCCGCCTTTCCTGCAGATGGGCTCGCGCTTCCTGTTCGCGGGCCTGCTGCTCGCGGCCTGGATGCGCTGGCGCGGCGCGCCCTGGCCGAACCGGCTGCAGTGGCGCAACGCGCTGGTGGTCGGCACGCTGATGCTCGGCGGCGGCATGGGTGGCACCGCGCATGCCGAAGTCTCGGTGGGCTCGGGCCTGGTGGTGGCCTTCATCGCGGTGGTGCCGCTGATCATCGCGCTGCTCAACCTGATCTGGGGCATCGTGCCGACCAAGCTCGAGGCGATCGGCATCGCGCTGGGCCTGGTCGGCGTGCTGATGCTGACCCAGGGCAGCGGCTTCCAGGCCTCGCCGGCGGGGCTGGCCGCGATCAGCATCGCCTGCGTCTGCTGGTCGGCCGGCAGCGTGCTGAGCCAGCGCGCGCTGCCGCTCGCACCGGGCGCGATGGGCTTCGCGAGCGAGATGATCTGCGGCGGCGTGGTGCTGCTGGTGCTGGCCGCCGTCTCGGGCGAGAGCCTCGCCTGGCCGCCCGCGCCGCAGGCCACGGCCGCCTGGTTCTACCTGGTGGTGTTCGGCTCGCTGATCGCCTTCAACGCCTACATGCTGCTGCTGGCGCGCGCGCCGGCCGCGCTGGCGGCCAGCTACACCTTCGTCAATCCAGTGATCGCGATGCTGCTGGGCGTGTGGATCGCGGGCGAGACGGTCACGCGCTTCGAGTGGTACGCGGTGACGGTGATCCTGGCGGGCGTGCTGATGCTGCTGCTCAAGCGCTCGGCCAGGAACTGA
- a CDS encoding LysE family transporter produces the protein MNLDTLLVFVLASLALAVIPGPTMLLALSNGIDGGMRRASWGIVGASLGSSIVIAVVALGLGSLLAASEWLFNAIRVAGVAYLVWLGIKLWRSDATDLGAALAKSSPESRLHGRIALLRSLAVALSNPKSLLFFAAFLPQFVDIARPQGPQYLLLGGIFVLLDTCVMLAYAGAGTQAVRWLSRRGLKALNRGCAVGMWLLAATLAVWRRPGA, from the coding sequence ATGAACCTCGACACCCTGCTCGTCTTCGTGCTCGCCTCCCTCGCGCTCGCCGTGATCCCGGGCCCGACCATGCTGCTCGCGCTGTCGAACGGCATCGACGGCGGCATGCGCCGCGCGAGCTGGGGCATCGTTGGCGCCTCGCTCGGCAGCAGCATCGTGATCGCCGTCGTCGCACTCGGCCTGGGCTCGCTGCTGGCGGCCTCGGAATGGCTGTTCAACGCGATCCGCGTGGCCGGCGTGGCCTACCTCGTGTGGCTGGGCATCAAGCTCTGGCGCAGCGACGCCACCGACCTCGGCGCCGCGCTCGCGAAGTCCTCGCCCGAGAGCCGGCTGCATGGCCGCATCGCGCTGCTGCGCAGCCTCGCGGTGGCGCTGTCGAATCCCAAGTCGCTGCTGTTCTTCGCGGCCTTCCTGCCGCAGTTCGTCGACATCGCGCGGCCGCAGGGCCCGCAGTACCTGCTGCTGGGCGGCATCTTCGTGCTGCTCGACACCTGCGTGATGCTGGCCTATGCCGGCGCCGGCACGCAGGCCGTGCGCTGGCTCTCCAGGCGCGGCCTCAAGGCGCTGAACCGCGGCTGCGCCGTGGGCATGTGGCTGCTGGCCGCCACGCTCGCTGTGTGGCGCCGCCCGGGCGCCTGA
- a CDS encoding RnfABCDGE type electron transport complex subunit B, translating to MNGLAARIHDALPQTQCTRCGYPDCEGYAQAVAGAEAEINQCPPGGAEGVERLARLTGRPVQALDPAFGTEGPRRLAVIDEAWCIGCTLCLDACPTDAILGINKRMHTVIDAHCTGCELCIPVCPVDCISLEDATPGRTGWQAWSPAQAAHARARYALHGQHRPTDARQGKKRPEAEVAAPSAEARKRSVVEAALARARAAAQRPSTPKP from the coding sequence GTGAACGGACTGGCCGCACGCATCCACGACGCACTGCCCCAGACGCAGTGCACCCGTTGCGGCTATCCGGACTGCGAGGGCTATGCGCAGGCCGTGGCCGGCGCCGAGGCCGAGATCAACCAGTGCCCGCCCGGCGGCGCCGAGGGCGTCGAGCGGCTCGCGCGGCTCACCGGCCGCCCCGTGCAGGCGCTCGACCCTGCCTTCGGCACCGAGGGCCCGCGCCGGCTGGCGGTGATCGACGAGGCCTGGTGCATCGGCTGCACGCTGTGCCTCGATGCCTGCCCGACCGACGCCATCCTCGGCATCAACAAGCGCATGCACACCGTGATCGACGCGCACTGCACGGGCTGCGAACTCTGCATCCCGGTCTGCCCGGTCGACTGCATCTCGCTCGAGGACGCCACGCCGGGCCGCACCGGCTGGCAGGCCTGGTCGCCCGCGCAGGCGGCCCATGCCCGCGCGCGCTATGCCCTGCACGGCCAGCACCGGCCCACCGATGCGCGCCAGGGCAAGAAGCGCCCCGAAGCCGAGGTCGCGGCGCCCAGCGCCGAGGCCCGCAAGCGCTCGGTGGTCGAGGCCGCGCTCGCGCGCGCCCGCGCTGCCGCCCAACGTCCCTCCACGCCCAAGCCATGA
- a CDS encoding polyhydroxyalkanoate depolymerase, whose product MLYQLYEAQRSLMEPFADFAQAASKLYSPGAVWSQLPGAQRMAASYDLLYRLGKDYEKPEFNIKSVKVDGDDVVIQEVIELEKPFCQLRRFKRFTDEPDILKTLKSQPVVLVVAPLSGHYATLLRDTVRTLLQGHKVYITDWKNARLVPLSDGEFHLDDYINYVQEFIRRLQAEYGNCHVVSVCQPTVPVLAAVSLMASRGEALPLTMTMMGGPIDARKSPTAVNNLAMNKSFEWFENNVIYRVPQGFPGAGRRVYPGFLQHTGFVAMNPDRHASSHYDYFKDLIKGDDASAEAHRKFYDEYNAVLDMDADYYLETIRTVFQEFDLVNGTWDVKSPTGEVERVRPQDIRATALLTVEGELDDISGSGQTEAAHELCTGIDDAKREHYEVKGAGHYGIFSGRRWRELVYPKMQKFIAANDQPQSRAGARESLAAEDQVKPGRKLAATTATAPAKKAVAAKKAAPAAAKRAPAPKKTVARKTRAAAR is encoded by the coding sequence ATGCTCTACCAACTCTACGAAGCCCAGCGTTCCCTCATGGAACCGTTCGCGGACTTCGCCCAGGCCGCCTCCAAGCTCTACAGCCCCGGCGCCGTCTGGAGCCAGCTGCCCGGAGCGCAGCGCATGGCGGCGAGCTACGACCTGCTCTACCGCCTCGGCAAGGACTACGAGAAGCCCGAGTTCAACATCAAGTCGGTCAAGGTCGACGGCGACGACGTCGTGATCCAGGAAGTGATCGAGCTGGAAAAGCCCTTCTGCCAGCTGCGGCGCTTCAAGCGCTTCACCGACGAGCCGGACATCCTCAAGACGCTCAAGAGCCAGCCCGTGGTGCTGGTGGTGGCGCCGCTGTCGGGCCACTACGCCACCCTGCTGCGCGACACGGTGCGCACCCTGCTGCAGGGCCACAAGGTCTACATCACCGATTGGAAGAACGCACGCCTGGTGCCGCTGTCGGACGGCGAGTTCCACCTCGACGACTACATCAACTACGTGCAGGAGTTCATCCGCCGCCTGCAGGCCGAGTACGGCAACTGCCACGTGGTCAGCGTGTGCCAGCCCACGGTGCCGGTGCTGGCCGCCGTGTCGCTGATGGCCAGCCGCGGCGAGGCGCTGCCGCTCACCATGACGATGATGGGCGGCCCGATCGACGCCCGCAAGTCGCCCACGGCGGTCAACAACCTCGCGATGAACAAGAGCTTCGAGTGGTTCGAGAACAACGTGATCTACCGCGTGCCCCAGGGCTTCCCGGGCGCGGGCCGGCGCGTCTACCCGGGCTTCCTGCAGCACACGGGTTTCGTCGCGATGAACCCCGACCGCCACGCGAGCAGCCACTACGACTACTTCAAGGACCTGATCAAGGGCGACGACGCGAGCGCCGAGGCGCACCGCAAGTTCTACGACGAGTACAACGCCGTGCTCGACATGGATGCCGATTACTACCTCGAGACGATCCGCACCGTGTTCCAGGAATTCGACCTGGTCAACGGCACCTGGGACGTGAAGAGCCCCACGGGCGAGGTCGAGCGCGTGCGCCCGCAGGACATCCGCGCCACCGCGCTGCTCACGGTCGAGGGCGAGCTCGACGACATCTCGGGCTCGGGCCAGACCGAGGCCGCGCACGAGCTGTGCACCGGCATCGACGATGCGAAGCGCGAGCACTACGAGGTCAAGGGCGCGGGCCACTACGGCATCTTCAGCGGCCGCCGCTGGCGCGAGCTGGTCTACCCCAAGATGCAAAAGTTCATCGCCGCCAACGACCAGCCGCAAAGCCGCGCCGGCGCGCGCGAGAGCCTGGCGGCGGAAGACCAGGTCAAGCCCGGCCGCAAGCTGGCTGCCACCACCGCCACGGCACCCGCGAAGAAGGCCGTCGCGGCCAAGAAGGCCGCACCGGCAGCCGCGAAGCGCGCGCCCGCCCCGAAGAAGACCGTGGCGCGCAAGACCCGCGCCGCGGCGCGCTGA
- a CDS encoding aspartate/tyrosine/aromatic aminotransferase — MSMFTAVEMAPRDPILGLNEQFAADTNPNKVNLGVGVYYDDNGKLPLLQCVQAAEQNMMKAPTARGYLPIDGIAAYDNAVKVLVFGADSEPVTSGRVATIQAIGGTGGLKVGADFLKKLNPAAKVLISDPSWENHRALFTNAGFEVESYPYYDAAKRGIDFDGMLAALNAAPAGTVVVLHACCHNPTGYDITPAQWDQVVAAVKAKGLVPFLDMAYQGFGYGLQEDGAAVAKFVAAGLTFFVSTSFSKSFSLYGERVGALSVLCENKEEAARVLSQLKIAIRTNYSNPPTHGGAVVAAVLGNPELRALWEKELGEMRVRIKAMRQKLVDGLKAAGVKEDMSFITTQIGMFSYSGLTKDQMVRLRNEFGVYGTDTGRMCVAALNSKNIEHVCASIAKVI, encoded by the coding sequence ATGTCTATGTTCACCGCGGTCGAGATGGCACCGCGCGATCCGATCCTCGGCCTCAACGAGCAATTTGCCGCCGACACCAACCCCAACAAGGTCAATCTCGGCGTCGGCGTCTACTACGACGACAACGGCAAGCTGCCCCTGCTGCAGTGCGTGCAGGCGGCCGAGCAGAACATGATGAAAGCGCCCACGGCGCGTGGTTATCTGCCCATCGACGGCATCGCTGCGTACGACAACGCCGTGAAGGTGCTGGTCTTCGGCGCCGACAGCGAACCCGTCACCTCGGGCCGCGTCGCCACGATCCAGGCCATCGGCGGCACCGGCGGCCTCAAGGTCGGCGCCGACTTCCTCAAGAAGCTCAACCCCGCCGCCAAGGTGCTGATCAGCGACCCGAGCTGGGAAAACCACCGCGCGCTGTTCACCAACGCCGGCTTCGAGGTCGAGAGCTACCCCTACTACGATGCCGCCAAGCGCGGCATCGACTTCGACGGCATGCTGGCCGCGCTCAACGCCGCTCCGGCCGGCACCGTGGTCGTGCTGCACGCCTGCTGCCACAATCCGACCGGCTACGACATCACGCCCGCGCAGTGGGACCAGGTCGTGGCCGCCGTCAAGGCCAAGGGCCTGGTGCCCTTCCTCGACATGGCCTACCAGGGCTTCGGCTACGGCCTGCAGGAAGACGGCGCGGCCGTCGCCAAGTTCGTCGCCGCCGGCCTGACCTTCTTCGTCTCGACCTCGTTCTCCAAGAGCTTCAGCCTCTACGGCGAGCGCGTGGGCGCCCTGTCGGTGCTGTGCGAGAACAAGGAAGAAGCCGCGCGCGTGCTGTCGCAGCTGAAGATCGCCATCCGCACCAACTACAGCAACCCGCCCACGCACGGCGGCGCCGTGGTGGCCGCGGTGCTCGGCAACCCCGAGCTGCGCGCCCTGTGGGAGAAGGAACTGGGCGAGATGCGCGTGCGCATCAAGGCCATGCGCCAGAAGCTGGTCGACGGCCTCAAGGCCGCCGGCGTGAAGGAAGACATGAGCTTCATCACCACCCAGATCGGCATGTTCAGCTACTCGGGCCTGACCAAGGACCAGATGGTGCGCCTGCGCAACGAGTTCGGCGTCTACGGCACCGACACCGGCCGCATGTGCGTGGCCGCGCTCAACAGCAAGAACATCGAGCACGTCTGCGCGTCGATCGCCAAGGTCATCTGA